One Clupea harengus chromosome 3, Ch_v2.0.2, whole genome shotgun sequence DNA window includes the following coding sequences:
- the bend7 gene encoding BEN domain-containing protein 7 isoform X2 codes for MEFAERRRSRKSQSFKLINDQEFESECFDSDVNSAVNGESKEGVPEAWLEDEGKEIKRQITGMMRVLNDKAGRVYQRVGREGENLKQEPQDELLSWASTADLEPEVPQHSSWTCSPQPSNHPTSGQYSTRSKTQKVLNRTKDLSNSNDMALPQPYVVTTTKSSCCMCNCKTTLQAILLELRSMRKMMQTQKGTQEKQVALSNTCSARCPVTRKRARKRRPVHRVAPLTKPVNGAAPSSQPPTSPLPHSSEHRERTVSAPLAPALSSPASTSVTPPISHYSPITGPNSAEPEVQLADDYDVFIPKSQLDSILVNYTRSGSLLFRKLVCAFFDDTTLANSLPNGKRKRGLNDHRKGLDQNIVGAIKVFTEKYCTANRIEKLPGARDWVQILQDQIKLARRRLKRAETAADAEETRNRPPSHTTESPEVSTQQKNDHHGQTGGDCGKPDSVFAMEMVS; via the exons ATGGAGTtcgcagagagaaggaggagcagAAAATCTCAGAGCTTTAAACTGATAAATGATCAAG AATTTGAATCTGAGTGCTTTGACAGTGATGTCAATAGCGCTGTAAATGGGGAATCAAAAGAAGGTGTGCCTGAAG CCTGGCTTGAGGATGAaggaaaggaaataaaaagacagatcacTGGTATGATGCGCGTGCTAAATGACAAAGCAGGCCGGGTATATCAACGggtggggagagaaggggaaaactTGAAACAGGAACCCCAAGATGAGCTTCTGAGCTGGGCCTCAACAGCTGATCTAGAGCCTGAGGTACCCCAGCACAGTTCCTGGACCTGCAGTCCCCAACCCAGCAACCACCCCACTTCTGGCCAATACAGCACTCGGTCCAAAACCCAGAAGGTGCTCAACCGGACCAAAGATCTGAGTAACTCCAATG ACATGGCACTCCCTCAACCTTATGTAGTCACGACGACAAAGTCCAGCTGCTGCATGTGTAACTGCAAGACCACTCTGCAGGCCATCCTGCTTGAACTCCGCTCCATGAGGAAAATGATGCAGACACAAAAAG GAACTCAGGAGAAGCAGGTTGCCCTGAGCAACACTTGCTCTGCCCGTTGCCCTGTAACCAGGAAGAGAGCCCGCAAGAGGAGGCCAGTGCACAGGGTGGCACCGCTAACCAAACCCGTGAACGGAGCTGCACCCTCATCACAACCCCCTACAAGCCCTCTGCCTCACTCATccgaacacagagagaggactgtTTCAGCCCCATTGGCTCCTGCTCTTTCTAGCCCTGCCTCCACCTCTGTGACCCCACCCATTTCACACTACAGTCCAATCACAGGGCCAAATTCAGCTGAG CCCGAGGTTCAGCTGGCAGACGACTATGATGTCTTCATTCCCAAGTCCCAGCTGGACTCCATCCTGGTCAACTACACTCGCTCTGGGAGCCTGCTCTTCAGGAAGCTGGTGTGCGCCTTCTTCGACGACACTACTCTGGCCAACTCCTTACCCaatgggaagagaaagaggggccTGAATGACCACAGAAAGGGGCTCGATCAGAACATAGTAGGTGCCATCAAAG ttttcaCAGAGAAGTACTGCACAGCAAACAGAATTGAGAAGCTTCCAGGAGCCAGGGACTGGGTCCAGATCCTACAGGACCAGATCAAACTGGCTCGAAGGAGATtaaaaagag CAGAGACAGCTGCAGATGCTGAGGAGACCCGCAACAGGCCACCTTCTCACACCACAG AATCTCCTGAGGTCTCTACTCAACAGAAGAATGACCATCATGGACAGACAG GTGGTGACTGTGGAAAGCCAGACAGTGTTTTTGCAATGGAAATGGTGTCATAA
- the bend7 gene encoding BEN domain-containing protein 7 isoform X5 yields MEFAERRRSRKSQSFKLINDQAWLEDEGKEIKRQITGMMRVLNDKAGRVYQRVGREGENLKQEPQDELLSWASTADLEPEVPQHSSWTCSPQPSNHPTSGQYSTRSKTQKVLNRTKDLSNSNDMALPQPYVVTTTKSSCCMCNCKTTLQAILLELRSMRKMMQTQKGTQEKQVALSNTCSARCPVTRKRARKRRPVHRVAPLTKPVNGAAPSSQPPTSPLPHSSEHRERTVSAPLAPALSSPASTSVTPPISHYSPITGPNSAEPEVQLADDYDVFIPKSQLDSILVNYTRSGSLLFRKLVCAFFDDTTLANSLPNGKRKRGLNDHRKGLDQNIVGAIKVFTEKYCTANRIEKLPGARDWVQILQDQIKLARRRLKRAETAADAEETRNRPPSHTTVESPEVSTQQKNDHHGQTGGDCGKPDSVFAMEMVS; encoded by the exons ATGGAGTtcgcagagagaaggaggagcagAAAATCTCAGAGCTTTAAACTGATAAATGATCAAG CCTGGCTTGAGGATGAaggaaaggaaataaaaagacagatcacTGGTATGATGCGCGTGCTAAATGACAAAGCAGGCCGGGTATATCAACGggtggggagagaaggggaaaactTGAAACAGGAACCCCAAGATGAGCTTCTGAGCTGGGCCTCAACAGCTGATCTAGAGCCTGAGGTACCCCAGCACAGTTCCTGGACCTGCAGTCCCCAACCCAGCAACCACCCCACTTCTGGCCAATACAGCACTCGGTCCAAAACCCAGAAGGTGCTCAACCGGACCAAAGATCTGAGTAACTCCAATG ACATGGCACTCCCTCAACCTTATGTAGTCACGACGACAAAGTCCAGCTGCTGCATGTGTAACTGCAAGACCACTCTGCAGGCCATCCTGCTTGAACTCCGCTCCATGAGGAAAATGATGCAGACACAAAAAG GAACTCAGGAGAAGCAGGTTGCCCTGAGCAACACTTGCTCTGCCCGTTGCCCTGTAACCAGGAAGAGAGCCCGCAAGAGGAGGCCAGTGCACAGGGTGGCACCGCTAACCAAACCCGTGAACGGAGCTGCACCCTCATCACAACCCCCTACAAGCCCTCTGCCTCACTCATccgaacacagagagaggactgtTTCAGCCCCATTGGCTCCTGCTCTTTCTAGCCCTGCCTCCACCTCTGTGACCCCACCCATTTCACACTACAGTCCAATCACAGGGCCAAATTCAGCTGAG CCCGAGGTTCAGCTGGCAGACGACTATGATGTCTTCATTCCCAAGTCCCAGCTGGACTCCATCCTGGTCAACTACACTCGCTCTGGGAGCCTGCTCTTCAGGAAGCTGGTGTGCGCCTTCTTCGACGACACTACTCTGGCCAACTCCTTACCCaatgggaagagaaagaggggccTGAATGACCACAGAAAGGGGCTCGATCAGAACATAGTAGGTGCCATCAAAG ttttcaCAGAGAAGTACTGCACAGCAAACAGAATTGAGAAGCTTCCAGGAGCCAGGGACTGGGTCCAGATCCTACAGGACCAGATCAAACTGGCTCGAAGGAGATtaaaaagag CAGAGACAGCTGCAGATGCTGAGGAGACCCGCAACAGGCCACCTTCTCACACCACAG TAGAATCTCCTGAGGTCTCTACTCAACAGAAGAATGACCATCATGGACAGACAG GTGGTGACTGTGGAAAGCCAGACAGTGTTTTTGCAATGGAAATGGTGTCATAA
- the bend7 gene encoding BEN domain-containing protein 7 isoform X1 — MEFAERRRSRKSQSFKLINDQEFESECFDSDVNSAVNGESKEGVPEAWLEDEGKEIKRQITGMMRVLNDKAGRVYQRVGREGENLKQEPQDELLSWASTADLEPEVPQHSSWTCSPQPSNHPTSGQYSTRSKTQKVLNRTKDLSNSNDMALPQPYVVTTTKSSCCMCNCKTTLQAILLELRSMRKMMQTQKGTQEKQVALSNTCSARCPVTRKRARKRRPVHRVAPLTKPVNGAAPSSQPPTSPLPHSSEHRERTVSAPLAPALSSPASTSVTPPISHYSPITGPNSAEPEVQLADDYDVFIPKSQLDSILVNYTRSGSLLFRKLVCAFFDDTTLANSLPNGKRKRGLNDHRKGLDQNIVGAIKVFTEKYCTANRIEKLPGARDWVQILQDQIKLARRRLKRAETAADAEETRNRPPSHTTVESPEVSTQQKNDHHGQTGGDCGKPDSVFAMEMVS, encoded by the exons ATGGAGTtcgcagagagaaggaggagcagAAAATCTCAGAGCTTTAAACTGATAAATGATCAAG AATTTGAATCTGAGTGCTTTGACAGTGATGTCAATAGCGCTGTAAATGGGGAATCAAAAGAAGGTGTGCCTGAAG CCTGGCTTGAGGATGAaggaaaggaaataaaaagacagatcacTGGTATGATGCGCGTGCTAAATGACAAAGCAGGCCGGGTATATCAACGggtggggagagaaggggaaaactTGAAACAGGAACCCCAAGATGAGCTTCTGAGCTGGGCCTCAACAGCTGATCTAGAGCCTGAGGTACCCCAGCACAGTTCCTGGACCTGCAGTCCCCAACCCAGCAACCACCCCACTTCTGGCCAATACAGCACTCGGTCCAAAACCCAGAAGGTGCTCAACCGGACCAAAGATCTGAGTAACTCCAATG ACATGGCACTCCCTCAACCTTATGTAGTCACGACGACAAAGTCCAGCTGCTGCATGTGTAACTGCAAGACCACTCTGCAGGCCATCCTGCTTGAACTCCGCTCCATGAGGAAAATGATGCAGACACAAAAAG GAACTCAGGAGAAGCAGGTTGCCCTGAGCAACACTTGCTCTGCCCGTTGCCCTGTAACCAGGAAGAGAGCCCGCAAGAGGAGGCCAGTGCACAGGGTGGCACCGCTAACCAAACCCGTGAACGGAGCTGCACCCTCATCACAACCCCCTACAAGCCCTCTGCCTCACTCATccgaacacagagagaggactgtTTCAGCCCCATTGGCTCCTGCTCTTTCTAGCCCTGCCTCCACCTCTGTGACCCCACCCATTTCACACTACAGTCCAATCACAGGGCCAAATTCAGCTGAG CCCGAGGTTCAGCTGGCAGACGACTATGATGTCTTCATTCCCAAGTCCCAGCTGGACTCCATCCTGGTCAACTACACTCGCTCTGGGAGCCTGCTCTTCAGGAAGCTGGTGTGCGCCTTCTTCGACGACACTACTCTGGCCAACTCCTTACCCaatgggaagagaaagaggggccTGAATGACCACAGAAAGGGGCTCGATCAGAACATAGTAGGTGCCATCAAAG ttttcaCAGAGAAGTACTGCACAGCAAACAGAATTGAGAAGCTTCCAGGAGCCAGGGACTGGGTCCAGATCCTACAGGACCAGATCAAACTGGCTCGAAGGAGATtaaaaagag CAGAGACAGCTGCAGATGCTGAGGAGACCCGCAACAGGCCACCTTCTCACACCACAG TAGAATCTCCTGAGGTCTCTACTCAACAGAAGAATGACCATCATGGACAGACAG GTGGTGACTGTGGAAAGCCAGACAGTGTTTTTGCAATGGAAATGGTGTCATAA
- the bend7 gene encoding BEN domain-containing protein 7 isoform X4, with protein MEFAERRRSRKSQSFKLINDQEFESECFDSDVNSAVNGESKEGVPEAWLEDEGKEIKRQITGMMRVLNDKAGRVYQRVGREGENLKQEPQDELLSWASTADLEPEVPQHSSWTCSPQPSNHPTSGQYSTRSKTQKVLNRTKDLSNSNDMALPQPYVVTTTKSSCCMCNCKTTLQAILLELRSMRKMMQTQKGTQEKQVALSNTCSARCPVTRKRARKRRPVHRVAPLTKPVNGAAPSSQPPTSPLPHSSEHRERTVSAPLAPALSSPASTSVTPPISHYSPITGPNSAEPEVQLADDYDVFIPKSQLDSILVNYTRSGSLLFRKLVCAFFDDTTLANSLPNGKRKRGLNDHRKGLDQNIVGAIKVFTEKYCTANRIEKLPGARDWVQILQDQIKLARRRLKRAETAADAEETRNRPPSHTTESPEVSTQQKNDHHGQTGQ; from the exons ATGGAGTtcgcagagagaaggaggagcagAAAATCTCAGAGCTTTAAACTGATAAATGATCAAG AATTTGAATCTGAGTGCTTTGACAGTGATGTCAATAGCGCTGTAAATGGGGAATCAAAAGAAGGTGTGCCTGAAG CCTGGCTTGAGGATGAaggaaaggaaataaaaagacagatcacTGGTATGATGCGCGTGCTAAATGACAAAGCAGGCCGGGTATATCAACGggtggggagagaaggggaaaactTGAAACAGGAACCCCAAGATGAGCTTCTGAGCTGGGCCTCAACAGCTGATCTAGAGCCTGAGGTACCCCAGCACAGTTCCTGGACCTGCAGTCCCCAACCCAGCAACCACCCCACTTCTGGCCAATACAGCACTCGGTCCAAAACCCAGAAGGTGCTCAACCGGACCAAAGATCTGAGTAACTCCAATG ACATGGCACTCCCTCAACCTTATGTAGTCACGACGACAAAGTCCAGCTGCTGCATGTGTAACTGCAAGACCACTCTGCAGGCCATCCTGCTTGAACTCCGCTCCATGAGGAAAATGATGCAGACACAAAAAG GAACTCAGGAGAAGCAGGTTGCCCTGAGCAACACTTGCTCTGCCCGTTGCCCTGTAACCAGGAAGAGAGCCCGCAAGAGGAGGCCAGTGCACAGGGTGGCACCGCTAACCAAACCCGTGAACGGAGCTGCACCCTCATCACAACCCCCTACAAGCCCTCTGCCTCACTCATccgaacacagagagaggactgtTTCAGCCCCATTGGCTCCTGCTCTTTCTAGCCCTGCCTCCACCTCTGTGACCCCACCCATTTCACACTACAGTCCAATCACAGGGCCAAATTCAGCTGAG CCCGAGGTTCAGCTGGCAGACGACTATGATGTCTTCATTCCCAAGTCCCAGCTGGACTCCATCCTGGTCAACTACACTCGCTCTGGGAGCCTGCTCTTCAGGAAGCTGGTGTGCGCCTTCTTCGACGACACTACTCTGGCCAACTCCTTACCCaatgggaagagaaagaggggccTGAATGACCACAGAAAGGGGCTCGATCAGAACATAGTAGGTGCCATCAAAG ttttcaCAGAGAAGTACTGCACAGCAAACAGAATTGAGAAGCTTCCAGGAGCCAGGGACTGGGTCCAGATCCTACAGGACCAGATCAAACTGGCTCGAAGGAGATtaaaaagag CAGAGACAGCTGCAGATGCTGAGGAGACCCGCAACAGGCCACCTTCTCACACCACAG AATCTCCTGAGGTCTCTACTCAACAGAAGAATGACCATCATGGACAGACAGGTCAGTGA
- the LOC105905145 gene encoding small VCP/p97-interacting protein, which produces MGMCLPCLGGAAEDVVETPDPDTRRRQLAEAAEKRQKETSNRGVKNPEALERKKRKQEEIEKQAMVTPSPSGGGGLKWQMG; this is translated from the exons ATGGGAATGTGCCTTCCTTGCCTGGGTGGAGCAGCAGAGGACGTGGTGGAGACACCCGATCCA gATACTAGAAGGCGGCAGCTAGCAGAAGCTGCAGAGAAGAGGCAGAAAGAG ACCTCCAACCGTGGAGTCAAGAACCCGGAAGCActtgagaggaagaagaggaaacaggaagagatagagaagcAGGCCATGGTGACCCCGTCGCcctctgggggaggggggctcaaG tGGCAGATGGGCTGA
- the bend7 gene encoding BEN domain-containing protein 7 isoform X3: MEFAERRRSRKSQSFKLINDQEFESECFDSDVNSAVNGESKEGVPEAWLEDEGKEIKRQITGMMRVLNDKAGRVYQRVGREGENLKQEPQDELLSWASTADLEPEVPQHSSWTCSPQPSNHPTSGQYSTRSKTQKVLNRTKDLSNSNDMALPQPYVVTTTKSSCCMCNCKTTLQAILLELRSMRKMMQTQKGTQEKQVALSNTCSARCPVTRKRARKRRPVHRVAPLTKPVNGAAPSSQPPTSPLPHSSEHRERTVSAPLAPALSSPASTSVTPPISHYSPITGPNSAEPEVQLADDYDVFIPKSQLDSILVNYTRSGSLLFRKLVCAFFDDTTLANSLPNGKRKRGLNDHRKGLDQNIVGAIKVFTEKYCTANRIEKLPGARDWVQILQDQIKLARRRLKRAETAADAEETRNRPPSHTTVESPEVSTQQKNDHHGQTGQ, from the exons ATGGAGTtcgcagagagaaggaggagcagAAAATCTCAGAGCTTTAAACTGATAAATGATCAAG AATTTGAATCTGAGTGCTTTGACAGTGATGTCAATAGCGCTGTAAATGGGGAATCAAAAGAAGGTGTGCCTGAAG CCTGGCTTGAGGATGAaggaaaggaaataaaaagacagatcacTGGTATGATGCGCGTGCTAAATGACAAAGCAGGCCGGGTATATCAACGggtggggagagaaggggaaaactTGAAACAGGAACCCCAAGATGAGCTTCTGAGCTGGGCCTCAACAGCTGATCTAGAGCCTGAGGTACCCCAGCACAGTTCCTGGACCTGCAGTCCCCAACCCAGCAACCACCCCACTTCTGGCCAATACAGCACTCGGTCCAAAACCCAGAAGGTGCTCAACCGGACCAAAGATCTGAGTAACTCCAATG ACATGGCACTCCCTCAACCTTATGTAGTCACGACGACAAAGTCCAGCTGCTGCATGTGTAACTGCAAGACCACTCTGCAGGCCATCCTGCTTGAACTCCGCTCCATGAGGAAAATGATGCAGACACAAAAAG GAACTCAGGAGAAGCAGGTTGCCCTGAGCAACACTTGCTCTGCCCGTTGCCCTGTAACCAGGAAGAGAGCCCGCAAGAGGAGGCCAGTGCACAGGGTGGCACCGCTAACCAAACCCGTGAACGGAGCTGCACCCTCATCACAACCCCCTACAAGCCCTCTGCCTCACTCATccgaacacagagagaggactgtTTCAGCCCCATTGGCTCCTGCTCTTTCTAGCCCTGCCTCCACCTCTGTGACCCCACCCATTTCACACTACAGTCCAATCACAGGGCCAAATTCAGCTGAG CCCGAGGTTCAGCTGGCAGACGACTATGATGTCTTCATTCCCAAGTCCCAGCTGGACTCCATCCTGGTCAACTACACTCGCTCTGGGAGCCTGCTCTTCAGGAAGCTGGTGTGCGCCTTCTTCGACGACACTACTCTGGCCAACTCCTTACCCaatgggaagagaaagaggggccTGAATGACCACAGAAAGGGGCTCGATCAGAACATAGTAGGTGCCATCAAAG ttttcaCAGAGAAGTACTGCACAGCAAACAGAATTGAGAAGCTTCCAGGAGCCAGGGACTGGGTCCAGATCCTACAGGACCAGATCAAACTGGCTCGAAGGAGATtaaaaagag CAGAGACAGCTGCAGATGCTGAGGAGACCCGCAACAGGCCACCTTCTCACACCACAG TAGAATCTCCTGAGGTCTCTACTCAACAGAAGAATGACCATCATGGACAGACAGGTCAGTGA